A single region of the Chitinophaga niabensis genome encodes:
- the argC gene encoding N-acetyl-gamma-glutamyl-phosphate reductase has translation MGTSNKKRAGIIGGAGYTGGETIRLLLNHPDVELAFVHSRSNVGNPLYAVHSDLLGETDLQFTGEVLEDVDVIFLCLGHGESVKFLENNDIPAAVRIIDLSQDFRLGESVKGRTFVYGLPEWHRDDIKKASNIANPGCFATGIQLGLLPLAKAGLLNEVHTTGITGSTGAGQSLQSTSHFTWRANNISTYKVLTHQHLKEIRRTLQALQPAYSGALNFVPVRGDFPRGIWVTSYLDCALSLEEAYDLYTKYYEGHPFTHVSLKQIDLKQVVNTNKCIIQLEKVDGKLVIHTIEDNLIKGASGQAVQNMNLILGLEETAGLKLKSIVF, from the coding sequence ATGGGAACTTCAAATAAGAAAAGGGCAGGCATTATTGGCGGGGCAGGTTATACAGGCGGAGAAACCATCCGGTTACTGTTGAACCACCCTGATGTGGAACTGGCATTTGTGCACAGCCGCAGTAATGTTGGCAATCCTTTATACGCTGTTCATAGTGACCTGCTGGGTGAAACAGATCTGCAATTCACAGGAGAGGTCCTGGAAGATGTGGATGTGATCTTCCTCTGCCTGGGTCATGGTGAATCTGTGAAGTTCCTCGAAAACAATGATATTCCTGCTGCTGTGAGGATCATCGATCTCAGCCAGGATTTTCGGTTGGGTGAAAGCGTGAAAGGCAGGACCTTTGTATATGGTTTGCCGGAGTGGCACAGGGACGACATCAAAAAAGCATCAAACATTGCTAACCCGGGTTGTTTTGCCACAGGCATTCAATTAGGCCTTTTGCCACTGGCGAAAGCAGGTTTGCTGAATGAAGTACATACTACCGGCATTACCGGTTCCACAGGAGCAGGACAAAGCTTACAATCTACCTCCCACTTTACCTGGAGGGCGAATAATATTTCTACTTACAAAGTGCTCACGCACCAGCATCTGAAGGAGATCCGACGAACCTTGCAGGCGCTCCAGCCTGCCTATTCAGGAGCGCTCAACTTTGTACCCGTACGGGGAGATTTTCCAAGGGGTATCTGGGTCACTTCATATCTGGATTGCGCATTGTCACTGGAAGAGGCTTACGATCTATACACTAAGTATTACGAAGGCCATCCTTTCACACATGTGAGCCTGAAACAAATTGATCTGAAGCAGGTGGTGAATACCAATAAATGCATCATCCAACTGGAAAAAGTGGATGGCAAACTGGTGATCCACACTATTGAGGACAATCTGATAAAAGGTGCA